A segment of the Methylomonas paludis genome:
GGCAGTTTTTCCTTGCACCATCGCTCAGCGCGATTGGGCAGAAACCCCAAAACCGGCGAATCGGTGGCCTTAACCGAAAAGCATGTACCTCATTTTAAACCAGGCAAAGAATTACGGGACATGGTCGATGATTCCCGGGAAAAATTCAAAATTGTAGATTAAATCCAAGCTTGCCTTATCGGCAAGAGATGACCCCTGTTCCCAGGTTATAAACCCTGGGAACCTGTTCAGTCCAGCCCAACCCTCAGTCATGGCAATCGTTAAGCCGTCAAACACAAAATCGGGCCTTTCTGGTCAAGCGGCCAAAACCCACCACAGCCATCTGTCAATCATCGCCCCTAAGAGCTAGAGTCCCATGTTTGGCTTTGATCATGAATATGCTTTTGACCCAAATTACGGCTACAGTCTGGCGGATTTATTAGCTGTACCGGCACCCAAAGCTCCAGACGATTTTAGTGAATTTTGGCAACAGCGTTATCAACGCAGCCTGACCTTATCCCCAGCCTATCAATTAAAGCCTTGCGGCACTCAAGCCGGATTTCAGGTTTATGAGCTCAGTTATCAATCGACTGCAGAAGTGATTATTCGCGGCTGGCTGCTTACCCCTGAACAACAGACTATTAAACGGGCAGTGATCGTCGGCCACGGTTATGGCGGTCGTGAGCAGCCTGATTATCATCTTAAACCGGCTAATACAGCTTTATTATTTCCCTGTTTTCGCGGCCTGGGCAAAAGCCGCAGCCCGAAATTGCCGGAATCACCCGATCAACATGTATTGTGGAAAATTGACGACCCCCAGCAATACATCATGGGCGGCTGTGTTGATGACTTATGGCTGGCGGTATCGGTTTTGCAGCAGATTTATCCGCAAACCATCGGACATATCGGCTATATGGGCATCAGCTTTGGCGGCGGCATTGGCGCACTGGGGGTTCCCTGGGATGCACGCATTAAGCGGGCGCATTTCAATGTCCCCACCTTTGGCAACCAGCCCCTGCGCACGCAATTACCCACGACCGGCAGCGCCGCCGCCGTGCAGGACTATTTTCAACAGCATCATAATGTCCTTGCAACATTAAGCTATTATGATGCAGCCTTGGCTGCCGAATATGGTCGGCAGGACGCCCATTTTGCCCTGGCATTATTTGATCCGGTGGTGGCACCGCCGGGCCAATTTGCTATCTACAATACCTGGGCCGGGCAAAAATCCCTGTTTATCCTGGAAGCAGGCCATTTTGCCTATCCCAACCAGATCTATCAGGAACTACAATTGTTGAATGAGTTAAACCAATTTTTTGGGGAAATCTAAGCACCGATTATGAATCGTGAATATCATCACTGGTTTTCTCCCAGACTGGGTCGAGATATGGAGTTTCTGGTCTTTGGTCATGCCGGTGCCAAGGTATTGATATTTCCTACCCGAGACGGTCGCTTTTACGAATATGAAAATTTACGCATTGTCGACAGCCTGAGCAGTAAAATTGCCGCCGGGCAATTGCAATTGTATTGCCTGGACAGCATAGATCACGAAACTTTTTACTGTTTCTGGAACCAACCGAATCACCGCATCCAGCGCCATATCCAGTTTGAAGATTATGTATTAAACGAAATTATCCCGTTTATGCAGGCCAAAAATCCGCACCCGGACATTATTGTCCACGGCTGCAGCCTTGGTGCCTATCATGCCACCAATATCGCCTTCCGCCACCCGCATTTGTTTAGCCGGTTGGTGGCTTTTTCGGGACGCTTTGATTTAACCCTGGAAATCGAACACTTTAAAAACCTGTTTGACGGCTATTACGATGAAGATATTTATTTTCATACTCCGACACATTTTTTACCCAATCTCAATTGTGAACGCCAATTAGACGCGATCCGGCAAATGGATATTACTTTGGTCATAGGCAAACAAGATCCGTTTTTGCAAAACAATCATCAGTTAAGCCATATTTTGAATCAAAAAGGCGTGCGTCATGCCTTGTATGAGTGGGAGGGCAGGGCGCATCAAGGCCATTATTGGCGGCGTATGGCACCTTTGTATATATAAGGCGTTTTAAAAAGTTGACTTAGCCTTTTAAAACGGCAATTAGGATACAATAGCTATTTTTGCTGTGTTTCTCTAATGGCCCTGTTTCTTGAAATTCATACCCAAAATCCACAACCGCGCCTGATCCAGCAAGCGGTTGAGATTCTGGAAAAGGGTGGAGTAATCGCCTATCCCACCGACACCAGCTATGCATTGGGTGCGCGTATCGGCGACAAACAGGCGGCTGACAGCATACGCCGGATTCGCCGCCTGGACGACAGTCACAATTTAACCCTGCTGTGCAACGATTTGTCGCAAGTTGCCACCTTTACCCGCATGGGTAACGATGCCCATAGGCTGATAAAAAAACTGACACCAGGGCCGTTTACCTTTATATTGGATGCCACCCGTGAGGTGCCGCGCCGCCTGCAACATCCCAAGAAGAAAACCATAGGTGTGCGTATTCCCGACTATCGCATTGCCCAGGCTATTGTTGCCGCGCTGGGGGAACCTTTACTGACCTCGACACTGATCATGCCCGGCGAGGAAGATGCCTTGACCGACCCCTTTGATATCCGACAATTGCTTGACCGTGAACTGGATTTAATTATCGATGCCGGCATAGTTGAATATCAACCCACTACCATCATCAGCTGTATGGATAATGTATTTGAAATTGTCAGACAAGGCATCGGCATTGCGCCGATGTTGGAGTAAGCACTGTGGATGATTTATCGCTGGTACAGCGCATTGTAATCTGGGTTTTACCAGTGGTTTTCGCTATCACAGGCCACGAAGTGGCGCACGGCTGGATGGCTAAAAAATACGGCGATAACACAGCCTTTCTACAAGGCCGGTTAAGCCTGAACCCGTTAAAACATATCGATCCGTTAGGCACCATTATTATCCCCGGCTTGATGCTGATTACCTTTACCGGGTTTATTTTTGGCTGGGCCAAACCGGTACCGATAGATGCGCGTAACTTCAAGCAGCCGAAACAGGCCATTATGATGGTGGCTTTGGCCGGGCCATCGGCAAATTTGCTGATGGCTTTTATCTGGGCATTAATTGCCAGAATTGGCGTTACTTTCCATGAATTTGAATTTTTTGCCATTCCGTTGATTAAAACCGGGGAAGCCGGCATCCATATCAATTTGATACTGGCCTTGTTGAATCTACTGCCGATACCACCGTTAGACGGCAGCCGTATCTTATCCGGCATGCTGCCGGATTACTGGGCCTGGCAATTCAATCGTCTGGAGCGATTTGGCTTTATCATTTTACTGGTATTGCTGATGACTAATGTGGTGGGCATGGTGCTGGCTTATCCGCTGTTTTATGCCAGTCAGCTGTTTTTTAGCCTGGCCGGCTTGTAGTCGCAGTAACTGGGACCGATGACGACAACTGATCTGGCAGCATCTGCAGAAACAGCGCTGATCACGCCGTTGGCCATGGTGTACGGCCAGCCCTATCAGGATTTGCCCGACGACTTATATATTCCGCCCGATGCTCTGGAAGTGTTTCTGGATGCATTTGAAGGGCCGCTGGATTTGTTATTGTATTTAATCCGCCGACAGAATCTGGATGTATTGAATATTCCGATTGCCCAGATAACCAAGCAATATATAGCCTATATCGATATCATGGATCAATTGCGGCTGGAACTGGCCGCTGAATATCTGGTGATGGCGGCACTGCTGGCGGAAATAAAATCGCGAATGTTACTGCCGCGGCAGGTAGACGCCGAAGCAGAAGAAGAGGACCCACGCGCCTATTTGATTCGTAAACTCCAGGAATACGAAGCTATCAAACTGGCAGCGGAACATCTGGATCAGCTGCCCCGCGACGAACGCGACACCTTTGCGATCAGTGTCGATACGGCTACCGTCAGTGTGGCCCAGGCCTTACCGGGCGTTGCACTCAAGGAAGTCCTGCTGGCGTTTCAGGATGTGTTGAAACGTGTCGAGCAGCTTAGTCATCATCAAATAACCAAAGAACCTTTATCAGTCCGTGAACGAATGGCAACCATTTTGGAAAAACTTAACCGGTCAGATAGCCTCGCTTTCGGAGCGTTATTTACCCGAAGCGAAGGAAAAAACGGCGTGGTTGTCGCGTTTCTTGCCATCCTTGAGCTCAGCAAAGAAGGAATCATCGACATCTTCCAGTCCGAGCCTTACGCCGGACTCAACGTTAGAGTTCGCAGCAGAAGCGCTGACACCATCTGAACCACCCGAACAGCCTGCAGCCTATGTTGACGCGGAAATCAGTCCAGCCAAACCCAAAGCCAAACCCCGTAAACCCAAGCCGGCAGTTGAGGCCCATCAGCCGCCACCAGCTTCGGCACCGGTCATTTTGCGGCGTCAGCCACCCAGGCTGCCATCTGCATTTTCCAGGCAGCAACCCTGGCTTAAACCGCAGCCGGAGGTGGTTACCGAAAGCCGCAGCACCACAGTTATTCAGCCTGAAACCGAGGCTGCCATGAATATCAAACGCATCGTCGAAGCGATTCTGTTTGCGGCCAACAAACCGATGACCATTAAACAGATTCAGGACGTATTTCCGGAACTGGAACAGCCCAATACCCTGGATATTCAGGAAGCTATTGAAGCCATCAGCCAGGATTATCTGGATCGGCCGATAGGCTTGCAAAAACTGGCCAGCGGTTACCGCTTTCAGGTCAGAGAGGGTTTGGGCTATTGGCTAAGCCGGATTTTTGACGAAAAACCGCCGCGTTATTCCAGAGCGCTACTGGAAACTCTGGCCATTATTGCCTATCGCCAACCCGTTACGCGCGGCGAAATTGAAGACATCCGCGGCGTCAGCGTCAGCAGCAGTATTATCCAGACCCTGCTGGAACGGGAATGGGTGCGCGTGATCGCCCACAAAGAAGTACCGGGCCGCCCGGCGCTCTATGGCACCACCAAACAGTTTCTGGATTATTTTAATATCAGCTCATTGGCCGAATTACCGACTCTGCAAGAACTTGTCGACACTAATTTCAGCCTTGACTCCCAACAGCCTTTAGTACAGGAAAACAGTGAAAGACAGCAAATCATTTCCGCAGAAGCCCAGCAATCCCCGCCAGACCCGGCGGAATCCGGGCAAAACCCCAACTAAACCAGCCAGCCCTGCGTCAAATCAGGATAGCGCGGCTGGTGGCGAACGCATTCAAAAAGTGCTGGCCAGAGCCGGCCTGGGCTCGCGCCGGGAAATCGAGCGCTGGATACAGGAAGGCCGGTTAACCGTCAACAATGCCCAAGTCGCACTGGGCTACCACTTAAAACCCGGCGATTATCTGCAAATCAATGGCCGGGTAGTGAAATGGGACAAATACACCGACCA
Coding sequences within it:
- a CDS encoding integration host factor subunit beta translates to MTKSELIEVLARKQPHLALKDVELAVRCVVDHLSDTLASGERIEIRGFGSFSLHHRSARLGRNPKTGESVALTEKHVPHFKPGKELRDMVDDSREKFKIVD
- a CDS encoding acetylxylan esterase, with the protein product MFGFDHEYAFDPNYGYSLADLLAVPAPKAPDDFSEFWQQRYQRSLTLSPAYQLKPCGTQAGFQVYELSYQSTAEVIIRGWLLTPEQQTIKRAVIVGHGYGGREQPDYHLKPANTALLFPCFRGLGKSRSPKLPESPDQHVLWKIDDPQQYIMGGCVDDLWLAVSVLQQIYPQTIGHIGYMGISFGGGIGALGVPWDARIKRAHFNVPTFGNQPLRTQLPTTGSAAAVQDYFQQHHNVLATLSYYDAALAAEYGRQDAHFALALFDPVVAPPGQFAIYNTWAGQKSLFILEAGHFAYPNQIYQELQLLNELNQFFGEI
- a CDS encoding esterase family protein, giving the protein MNREYHHWFSPRLGRDMEFLVFGHAGAKVLIFPTRDGRFYEYENLRIVDSLSSKIAAGQLQLYCLDSIDHETFYCFWNQPNHRIQRHIQFEDYVLNEIIPFMQAKNPHPDIIVHGCSLGAYHATNIAFRHPHLFSRLVAFSGRFDLTLEIEHFKNLFDGYYDEDIYFHTPTHFLPNLNCERQLDAIRQMDITLVIGKQDPFLQNNHQLSHILNQKGVRHALYEWEGRAHQGHYWRRMAPLYI
- a CDS encoding L-threonylcarbamoyladenylate synthase; translated protein: MALFLEIHTQNPQPRLIQQAVEILEKGGVIAYPTDTSYALGARIGDKQAADSIRRIRRLDDSHNLTLLCNDLSQVATFTRMGNDAHRLIKKLTPGPFTFILDATREVPRRLQHPKKKTIGVRIPDYRIAQAIVAALGEPLLTSTLIMPGEEDALTDPFDIRQLLDRELDLIIDAGIVEYQPTTIISCMDNVFEIVRQGIGIAPMLE
- a CDS encoding site-2 protease family protein; this encodes MDDLSLVQRIVIWVLPVVFAITGHEVAHGWMAKKYGDNTAFLQGRLSLNPLKHIDPLGTIIIPGLMLITFTGFIFGWAKPVPIDARNFKQPKQAIMMVALAGPSANLLMAFIWALIARIGVTFHEFEFFAIPLIKTGEAGIHINLILALLNLLPIPPLDGSRILSGMLPDYWAWQFNRLERFGFIILLVLLMTNVVGMVLAYPLFYASQLFFSLAGL
- a CDS encoding segregation and condensation protein A, which produces MTTTDLAASAETALITPLAMVYGQPYQDLPDDLYIPPDALEVFLDAFEGPLDLLLYLIRRQNLDVLNIPIAQITKQYIAYIDIMDQLRLELAAEYLVMAALLAEIKSRMLLPRQVDAEAEEEDPRAYLIRKLQEYEAIKLAAEHLDQLPRDERDTFAISVDTATVSVAQALPGVALKEVLLAFQDVLKRVEQLSHHQITKEPLSVRERMATILEKLNRSDSLAFGALFTRSEGKNGVVVAFLAILELSKEGIIDIFQSEPYAGLNVRVRSRSADTI
- the scpB gene encoding SMC-Scp complex subunit ScpB; this translates as MSSAKKESSTSSSPSLTPDSTLEFAAEALTPSEPPEQPAAYVDAEISPAKPKAKPRKPKPAVEAHQPPPASAPVILRRQPPRLPSAFSRQQPWLKPQPEVVTESRSTTVIQPETEAAMNIKRIVEAILFAANKPMTIKQIQDVFPELEQPNTLDIQEAIEAISQDYLDRPIGLQKLASGYRFQVREGLGYWLSRIFDEKPPRYSRALLETLAIIAYRQPVTRGEIEDIRGVSVSSSIIQTLLEREWVRVIAHKEVPGRPALYGTTKQFLDYFNISSLAELPTLQELVDTNFSLDSQQPLVQENSERQQIISAEAQQSPPDPAESGQNPN